From Deltaproteobacteria bacterium:
TGGGCGGCATCCACGTCACTTGTTACCCGGAAAAGACCGTCCGCGATTTCGGCGCGGATTACGCGTTCGTTCACGAGTCCGAGGCGTCGTTTCCGCGCTTTCTCGAGGATCTCGCGCGCGGCGACGATCCCGTCGGCCGCGTTCCCGGCGTGTACGCGAATCGCGGCGGGCGATGGACGGGGCTTGCTCCCGAGCCGATCGGCGAAATCGATCCATTGCCGTGGCCCGCGTGGGAACAGCTCGCGCCGGACCGCTACCCGCCGATTCCGCACCAGCTCTTCGTCAAGGCGTTTCCGGTCGCGCCGATCATGACCACGCGCGGCTGCCCGATGAACTGTTCTTTTTGCGCCACCACGCGCGTGTTCGGCAAGAAGATCCGCCGGCGGCGCGCCGACGACGTGATCGCCGAAATCGACTTTTTGCGCCGCCGCTTCGGAATCCGCGAACTGCATTTCGAGGACGACAACCTGACGCTGCATCGTGGCGACGCCGTGCGCCTGTTCGAGGCGATCATCCGAGAACAGCCCGGGCTTTGGCTCAAGTGTCCCAATGGCCTGATGACCGTCACGCTCGATCGGGAATTGCTGAGCCTCATGAAGCGGGCGGGCATGTATCAGATTTCGCTCGGCATCGAGACGACATCGCCCGACCTGATGCCCACCGAGCGAAAATACCTGCCGAATGAACGTGTTCGGTCGGTCGTGTCCATGGCCAAGAAGGCCGGACTCGAGGTGCAGGGACTCTTCATCGCGGGATTGCCGGGCGACACCGACGAGGAGTTTCGCCACACCGTCCGCGATGCCGTGTCGATGGGGCTCGATCTCGCGCACTTCGGGCTCCACGTTCCGCTCCCCGGCTCGCGCGACGGCGACGGCATCCGCGAGGACGACCTTTCCGCCCTCAATTTTTTCACCGTGCATCCCGTCAACCACCAGCGTTGGACGATCAACTGGAAATCGCTTCAGCGATGGGCGGTCCTGCGCTTCTATCTGCGGGCAAGACCGCTCTCGATCCTGATGCGTCGCACGAAGTTTCGGCAGTTTCCGGGCGTGATGAAGGTCTTCGGGCGCTACGTGCTCGGCTGGGGGACGACGTGAAGCCCGTCGCGCTCTTCCTCAATCCGCCCGGCGCGCGCGTCACCATGCGCGACGATATCTGCTCATCGTTCAGCAAGGTCGGCTACGCATGGCCGTCCATCGATTTCATCTGCCAGAGCGGCTATCTCGAT
This genomic window contains:
- a CDS encoding B12-binding domain-containing radical SAM protein encodes the protein MLDPLPTDAAPTFSAPSASKRPKLAVVPRIDHRRILLVYPPTPGLTVMPPLGVGYLASVAMRSGFEVEIIDLSRRHMSWGQFDEYLRRARHALIGLSVSTPNLHTAAYTAARIRAARPDVPFVVGGIHVTCYPEKTVRDFGADYAFVHESEASFPRFLEDLARGDDPVGRVPGVYANRGGRWTGLAPEPIGEIDPLPWPAWEQLAPDRYPPIPHQLFVKAFPVAPIMTTRGCPMNCSFCATTRVFGKKIRRRRADDVIAEIDFLRRRFGIRELHFEDDNLTLHRGDAVRLFEAIIREQPGLWLKCPNGLMTVTLDRELLSLMKRAGMYQISLGIETTSPDLMPTERKYLPNERVRSVVSMAKKAGLEVQGLFIAGLPGDTDEEFRHTVRDAVSMGLDLAHFGLHVPLPGSRDGDGIREDDLSALNFFTVHPVNHQRWTINWKSLQRWAVLRFYLRARPLSILMRRTKFRQFPGVMKVFGRYVLGWGTT